In Euphorbia lathyris chromosome 9, ddEupLath1.1, whole genome shotgun sequence, the following are encoded in one genomic region:
- the LOC136205822 gene encoding uncharacterized protein yields the protein MGPDLEKAKVEIGALTRKDNGSVTHNQEDNLVQCMSNYEDNNFHEEVMNDSLGKMRAETEDVEVNIVECTKSGENGQVEEGRYEDCTESNSSFGDTLSEDENGPVQDDMEVESRLSFDGAPAPGWAFDDDYGGEFPKRRKKLTDHWRRFIRPIMWRCKWIELQIKSLQSQAQKYDRELAQYAERKLFDFVEGCDTKSLPFSSCTRRKKVVKRKKRKRVEEMTDVASHMLQHNLFSYYENRDSAVGGGLINNNCSNLDKATNAPDEFGLQDEWPSFDCKGDVHENLLRKIEVLQSQVRTLKARMEKVERENPEKFSCLNRLSEPETYDMLTNSDQDPASPPENRDQRTVRSKNTLPRTRSHSNMGDVLPESAVSSHGEVIPVSDMIESMTKPQTGVSGKNTRKGILKDKMVVKEEMQDLKATGSQPVEKNQEVVEKKIVEASADEMATETLAAARVNFGGKTLPKNRSNITNKRSRGRRKSARGGWSRKK from the exons ATGGGACCTGACCTAGAGAAAGCAAAAGTTGAAATTGGAGCCTTGACTAGAAAAGATAATGGAAGTGTAACCCATAATCAAGAAGATAATCTTGTGCAGTGTATGAGCAACTATGAGGATAATAACTTTCATGAAGAAGTTATGAATGATAGCCTAGGTAAGATGCGGGCTGAAACTGAGGATGTGGAGGTTAATATTGTTGAATGTACAAAATCTGGTGAAAATGGGCAAGTTGAAGAAGGTAGATATGAGGATTGTACAGAGAGTAATAGTTCTTTTGGTGACACATTATCTGAGGATGAGAATGGTCCAGTGCAAGATGATATGGAAGTTGAATCAAGATTATCTTTTGATGGTGCACCGGCTCCGGGGTGGGCATTTGATGATGATTATGGTGGTGAATTTCCAAAGAG GAGGAAAAAATTGACGGACCATTGGAGGAGATTCATACGTCCTATTATGTGGCGATGCAAGTGGATAGAACTGCAAATTAAATCACTTCAGTCCCAAGCACAGAAATACGACAGAGAACTTGCACAATATGCAGAGAGAAAGCTGTTTGATTTTGTAGAAGGGTGTGATACAAAGTCTTTACCATTTTCTAGTTGTACCCGAAGGAAGAAGGTcgtgaagagaaagaaaagaaaaagagttgAAGAAATGACTGATGTAGCGTCTCATATGCTACAACACAATCTGTTCTCCTACTATG AAAATAGGGATTCTGCTGTTGGTGGTGGTTTGATAAATAACAATTGCAGTAATCTAG ATAAGGCAACCAATGCTCCTGATGAGTTTGGACTACAAGACGAATGGCCATCTTTTGATTGTAAAGGTGATGTCCATGAAAATTTACTTCGTAAGATTGAAGTATTACAATCACAAGTCCGAACGTTGAAGGCCCGAATGGAGAAGGTGGAGAGGGAGAATCCAGAGAAATTCTCTTGTCTTAACAGGTTGAGCGAGCCTGAAACTTATGATATGTTGACCAATTCTGATCAAGATCCTGCTTCTCCTCCTGAAAATAGAGATCAAAGGACTGTTAGATCTAAAAATACATTACCTCGGACTAGGTCTCACTCCAATATGGGAGATGTTCTTCCTGAAAGTGCAGTTTCAAGTCATGGAGAGGTCATCCCAGTTTCGGATATGATTGAAAGCATGACTAAGCCACAGACTGGGGTTTCTGGTAAAAAT ACTAGAAAGGGAATTCTGAAAGATAAAATGGTGGTAAAAGAGGAGATGCAAGATTTGAAGGCTACCGGGAGCCAGCCCGTGGAGAAGAATCAAGAAGTGGTCGAAAAGAAAATTGTCGAGGCTTCTGCAGACGAGATGGCTACTGAGACATTAGCAGCAGCTCGTGTCAATTTTGGTGGCAAAACACTCCCAAAAAATAGGAGCAACATCACCAACAAGAGAAGCCGGGGGAGGAGAAAATCCGCCAGGGGTGGCTGGAGTCGTaaaaaatga